A region from the Vibrio navarrensis genome encodes:
- the nhaB gene encoding Na(+)/H(+) antiporter NhaB, which yields MPISLGNAFIKNFLGKAPDWYKLAIISFLIINPIVFFLVNPFVAGWLLVVEFIFTLAMALKCYPLQPGGLLAIEAIAIGMTSPEQVKHELVANIEVLLLLVFMVAGIYFMKHLLLFIFTKILLGIRSKAMLSLAFCFAAAFLSAFLDALTVIAVVISVAVGFYSIYHKVASGSGVSSDHDHTQDDHFTELTRDDLENYRAFLRSLLMHAGVGTALGGVTTMVGEPQNLIIADQAGWLFGEFLIRMAPITLPVFVCGLLTCVAVEKFKVFGYGAELPDNVRHILVDFDNEERKTRTNQDVAKLWIQGLIAVWLIVGLALHLAAVGLIGLSVIILATAFTGVIEEHSLGKAFEEALPFTALLAVFFSIVAVIIDQELFKPVIDSVLALEDKGTQLAMFYVANGLLSMVSDNVFVGTVYINEVKTALHEGLINRDQFDLLAVAINTGTNLPSVATPNGQAAFLFLLTSALSPLIRLSYGRMVLMALPYTVVLALVGLFGIVFLLEPMTAWFYDAGWISHHVGAVSHAVSSGH from the coding sequence ATGCCGATATCGCTCGGAAACGCTTTTATCAAGAATTTTCTTGGTAAGGCACCTGATTGGTATAAACTTGCCATCATTTCTTTTCTAATCATTAACCCTATCGTTTTTTTCCTCGTCAATCCTTTCGTAGCAGGCTGGCTACTGGTGGTAGAGTTCATCTTTACGTTGGCGATGGCACTAAAATGTTACCCACTTCAACCCGGCGGTTTATTAGCGATTGAGGCAATTGCTATCGGGATGACCAGTCCAGAACAAGTCAAACATGAACTGGTTGCGAATATCGAAGTGCTACTGCTCCTGGTATTCATGGTAGCTGGCATCTACTTTATGAAGCACCTGCTTCTGTTCATCTTCACTAAGATCTTGCTCGGAATCCGCTCTAAGGCGATGCTTTCTCTAGCATTCTGCTTTGCGGCCGCGTTTCTTTCGGCATTTCTAGATGCCCTGACGGTGATCGCTGTCGTTATCAGTGTTGCCGTCGGGTTCTACTCAATCTACCACAAAGTGGCCTCTGGCAGCGGGGTAAGTTCAGACCACGATCATACCCAAGATGATCACTTTACTGAGCTAACTCGAGATGACCTTGAGAATTACCGCGCATTTCTACGCTCACTATTGATGCACGCAGGTGTGGGTACTGCACTCGGTGGCGTAACCACTATGGTTGGCGAACCGCAAAACCTGATCATTGCCGATCAAGCAGGCTGGCTGTTCGGTGAATTCTTGATTCGTATGGCGCCAATCACACTGCCTGTTTTTGTCTGCGGCTTACTCACTTGTGTTGCGGTTGAGAAGTTTAAAGTGTTCGGCTATGGCGCTGAGCTGCCTGACAATGTTCGTCATATCCTGGTCGATTTTGACAACGAAGAGCGCAAAACCCGCACCAATCAAGACGTCGCAAAACTGTGGATTCAGGGCCTGATTGCGGTTTGGCTGATTGTTGGACTCGCACTGCACTTGGCTGCGGTCGGTTTGATTGGTCTATCGGTTATCATCCTCGCCACTGCCTTCACAGGAGTGATTGAAGAACATTCACTGGGTAAAGCGTTTGAAGAAGCGCTGCCATTCACTGCGCTACTAGCGGTATTCTTCTCTATTGTTGCGGTGATCATCGACCAAGAACTGTTTAAGCCTGTGATTGATTCAGTATTGGCTCTCGAAGACAAAGGAACACAGCTTGCGATGTTCTATGTTGCTAACGGTCTGCTCTCTATGGTTTCAGACAACGTGTTTGTTGGCACTGTTTATATCAACGAAGTGAAAACCGCCTTGCACGAAGGTTTGATTAACCGCGATCAGTTTGACTTGCTGGCGGTTGCTATCAACACGGGGACCAACTTACCTTCGGTGGCCACACCAAACGGTCAGGCGGCATTTCTGTTTTTATTGACTTCGGCCTTGTCGCCTTTGATCCGCCTCTCTTATGGACGTATGGTGCTGATGGCACTGCCATATACGGTCGTGCTCGCTTTGGTGGGTCTGTTTGGTATTGTGTTCTTACTTGAGCCGATGACTGCCTGGTTTTATGACGCTGGTTGGATTTCGCATCATGTTGGAGCCGTTTCACACGCAGTTTCTAGTGGCCACTAA
- the dsbB gene encoding disulfide bond formation protein DsbB, with protein MTLFSSLNRFSRSRASWLLLLIFVLFFEGAALFFQHVMLLSPCVMCIYERVAMFGIGGAALIGLIAPSNPLIRWLGFAAWGASSYKGLALAMQHVDYQFNPSPFATCDLFVTFPDWAPLNQWAPWLFEAYGDCSKIVWQFLTLSMPQWLVVIFAANLVVLAFVMISQFFAIKKRNPIR; from the coding sequence GTGACTCTTTTTTCATCACTTAATCGGTTTTCTCGTAGTCGTGCCTCATGGCTACTTTTGTTGATTTTTGTTCTTTTCTTCGAGGGGGCAGCCCTCTTTTTCCAACATGTCATGCTACTTTCGCCCTGCGTGATGTGCATTTATGAACGAGTCGCCATGTTTGGTATTGGTGGCGCGGCACTCATAGGGCTAATAGCACCGAGCAACCCATTGATTCGTTGGCTTGGTTTTGCGGCTTGGGGAGCCAGTTCATACAAAGGCTTAGCGCTGGCGATGCAACACGTGGACTACCAGTTTAATCCATCTCCTTTTGCAACCTGTGATCTGTTTGTCACTTTCCCTGATTGGGCACCGCTAAACCAGTGGGCACCTTGGCTGTTTGAGGCCTATGGAGATTGCAGCAAAATCGTTTGGCAGTTCTTAACTTTATCCATGCCACAGTGGCTCGTGGTGATATTTGCTGCCAACCTCGTGGTCCTCGCGTTTGTGATGATTTCCCAGTTCTTTGCCATCAAAAAAAGAAATCCCATTCGCTAA
- a CDS encoding YecA family protein gives MQYQLIDLTTSTCPESAWFIEGAVFAANLTVKPTDPEQWLASLLGEVSDDIRHAVTEQIHKQHNRILRNEYSLQTLLEQNQEALADFAEGFMSLWPMVEEQWQEVQINDGTQRMLSAWLTCLMLAIDQEQTQAQMKAAGIETPPQLGDFLPQLDLMLNEVAQAADELMVGNKSQSLNPYKGIGRNDTCPCGSGKKFKQCCGQ, from the coding sequence ATGCAATACCAACTTATCGACCTCACGACTTCCACATGCCCAGAATCAGCCTGGTTTATTGAAGGGGCTGTTTTTGCTGCCAATTTGACCGTCAAACCGACCGATCCAGAACAATGGCTAGCCAGCTTACTGGGCGAAGTCTCTGACGATATTCGTCATGCGGTCACAGAGCAGATCCACAAGCAACACAATCGCATTCTGCGCAATGAGTACTCGCTGCAGACACTACTCGAGCAAAATCAAGAAGCATTAGCGGATTTTGCCGAAGGGTTTATGTCGCTATGGCCGATGGTGGAAGAGCAGTGGCAAGAGGTGCAAATCAATGACGGTACGCAGCGTATGCTCAGCGCATGGTTAACGTGCTTGATGCTGGCTATCGACCAAGAACAAACTCAAGCGCAAATGAAGGCGGCAGGAATCGAGACGCCACCGCAGCTGGGTGATTTTCTGCCTCAGCTCGATCTGATGCTCAACGAAGTAGCACAAGCCGCCGATGAACTGATGGTTGGCAACAAATCGCAAAGTCTGAATCCTTACAAAGGCATCGGCCGCAACGATACATGCCCTTGTGGTAGCGGTAAGAAATTCAAACAGTGTTGCGGGCAGTAA
- the dusC gene encoding tRNA dihydrouridine(16) synthase DusC, translating to MRVILGPMEGVLDHLMREMLTEINDYDFCVTEFVRVVSQPLPDHVFYRLCPELLQGSRTRAGVPIKLQLLGQDPHWMAENAVRAAELGAYGIDLNFGCPAKMVNQSKGGAALLQHPELIYQVVKACREAVPAHIPVSAKIRLGWENPEDCFEIVDAVEQGKADELTVHARTKTGGYKASEIKWHYIDQIRQRCNIPLIANGEIWNYADGQACIATTGVDSLMVCRGALNVPNLGNVMKHDHKAMPWDQVVDLLLQYSEYEVRGDKSKYYPNRIKQWFAYLRQAYPQAAPLFSDIRTLTQVEPIVTHLQHYRAQLHAESIPA from the coding sequence ATGCGTGTAATATTGGGACCGATGGAAGGAGTATTGGATCATTTGATGCGTGAGATGCTCACAGAGATCAATGATTACGATTTCTGCGTCACCGAATTTGTTCGCGTGGTCAGTCAGCCACTTCCCGATCATGTCTTCTATCGCTTGTGCCCTGAACTGCTGCAAGGCTCAAGGACACGTGCTGGTGTGCCAATCAAATTGCAACTTCTAGGTCAAGATCCACATTGGATGGCAGAAAACGCGGTACGAGCAGCCGAGCTTGGTGCTTATGGCATCGATCTAAATTTTGGTTGCCCGGCGAAGATGGTTAACCAAAGTAAAGGTGGCGCGGCGCTGTTGCAACATCCAGAGCTTATCTATCAAGTGGTCAAAGCGTGCCGAGAAGCCGTTCCTGCGCATATTCCTGTCTCTGCCAAAATTCGCCTAGGTTGGGAAAATCCAGAAGATTGCTTTGAGATCGTCGATGCAGTCGAACAAGGCAAAGCGGATGAACTGACGGTGCACGCCCGAACCAAAACGGGCGGTTACAAAGCCAGTGAAATTAAGTGGCACTATATCGACCAGATCCGCCAGCGCTGCAACATTCCTCTGATCGCCAATGGCGAAATCTGGAATTACGCCGATGGGCAAGCTTGTATAGCAACCACAGGGGTCGATTCTTTAATGGTATGTCGCGGCGCGCTAAATGTGCCGAACTTAGGCAATGTGATGAAACATGATCACAAGGCGATGCCGTGGGATCAAGTGGTGGATTTGCTACTGCAATACAGTGAATACGAGGTACGCGGCGATAAAAGTAAGTATTACCCGAATCGCATTAAGCAGTGGTTTGCCTACTTACGCCAAGCTTACCCTCAAGCCGCCCCACTCTTTAGTGACATTCGTACTCTGACCCAAGTTGAGCCGATTGTGACTCATTTGCAGCATTATCGCGCGCAGCTCCATGCAGAAAGCATTCCTGCATAA
- the malZ gene encoding maltodextrin glucosidase, which produces MTHPFLFHSQTQDGFCLSQGLAQVTLRTQSQGIKKVYLRHEPDNEEYLVEMQPIEPVGALKQWRASFALNSDRDVTQYVFKVLTEDGQYWLDARGVQKRMPGSEYHFKYNAKHQPPEWVKEQVFYQIFPDRFCNGNPDISVKDGEYTVKNGTRPVVAKAWGEAVDTGSGYGGCEFYGGDLAGIASKLDYLQTLGVSALYLNPIFTAPSNHKYDTTDYLTVDPHLGTNQEFAELTQALHQRDMKVILDAVFNHTSCEHPWLDRGGKGDNGAYHHSDSPYRDYYFFDGDTKNYIGWKGIENLPVLNFAHQAVRDYIYQGEDAVIRHWLKAPYQIDGWRFDVIHMLGEGEGAYNNPHYVQAFRQATKAQNPQAYVLGEHFFEATKWLQGEQEDGSMNYYGFAHPVRALLAQQDIAYDPIAIDGCEFVEWLNEARAKVPWLNQLSQLNQLDSHDTARFITLLNQHQGYMEIALGLLFTYVGTPCLYYGTEVGLAGGQDPDNRRCFPWEQVDTSPWFGYVQRLIQLRTTHPCLQQGAILFLAIEKDHFAFTRQLGEECALVVVNLASQTQPISLPFWQTGISAGQLTPMMEQRAPLAISEEMCMEIAPESISVWMVDTK; this is translated from the coding sequence ATGACGCATCCCTTTCTTTTTCACTCGCAGACTCAAGATGGATTTTGCTTAAGCCAAGGCTTAGCGCAGGTGACACTTCGCACTCAATCGCAAGGCATTAAAAAGGTCTATCTCAGACATGAACCCGATAATGAAGAGTACTTAGTCGAGATGCAACCGATTGAGCCAGTCGGGGCGTTAAAGCAATGGCGAGCAAGTTTCGCGCTCAACAGTGACCGCGATGTCACTCAATATGTCTTCAAAGTACTGACGGAAGATGGACAGTATTGGTTAGATGCTCGCGGGGTGCAAAAGCGTATGCCGGGCAGCGAATATCACTTTAAATACAATGCTAAGCATCAACCGCCAGAGTGGGTGAAAGAGCAGGTTTTCTATCAAATCTTCCCAGATCGCTTTTGCAACGGCAATCCTGATATCAGCGTGAAAGATGGTGAGTACACAGTAAAAAATGGTACGCGCCCGGTGGTGGCCAAAGCTTGGGGAGAGGCGGTTGATACGGGCTCTGGCTACGGTGGCTGTGAGTTTTATGGCGGCGATCTGGCTGGTATCGCAAGCAAACTGGATTATCTACAAACCTTGGGCGTGAGCGCGCTCTATCTCAACCCTATTTTTACCGCACCGAGTAATCATAAGTACGATACGACCGATTATCTGACGGTCGATCCGCATCTTGGCACCAATCAGGAGTTTGCCGAGCTCACGCAAGCATTACACCAGCGCGACATGAAAGTGATACTCGATGCGGTGTTTAACCACACCTCTTGCGAGCATCCTTGGCTCGATCGCGGCGGGAAAGGAGACAACGGTGCCTACCATCACAGTGATTCGCCTTACCGTGACTACTATTTCTTTGATGGGGATACGAAGAATTACATCGGTTGGAAAGGGATTGAGAACTTACCAGTGCTCAATTTTGCCCATCAAGCGGTAAGAGATTACATCTACCAAGGTGAAGATGCGGTGATACGCCATTGGCTCAAAGCGCCTTATCAAATTGACGGCTGGCGGTTTGATGTGATCCATATGCTCGGTGAAGGGGAAGGGGCTTACAACAATCCCCATTACGTGCAGGCATTTCGTCAGGCGACCAAAGCGCAAAACCCACAGGCGTACGTGCTCGGAGAACATTTTTTCGAGGCCACTAAGTGGCTGCAAGGTGAGCAAGAGGATGGCTCAATGAACTACTACGGTTTTGCCCACCCAGTTCGAGCTCTACTGGCACAACAAGATATTGCTTACGATCCGATTGCCATTGATGGCTGTGAGTTTGTCGAATGGCTCAATGAAGCGCGTGCGAAAGTTCCTTGGCTCAACCAATTAAGCCAGCTCAATCAACTCGATAGCCATGATACCGCACGTTTTATTACTTTGCTCAATCAGCACCAAGGTTACATGGAAATCGCACTCGGGCTGTTGTTTACGTATGTTGGCACGCCGTGCCTTTACTATGGGACAGAAGTGGGCTTAGCAGGCGGACAAGATCCCGATAATCGACGCTGCTTTCCTTGGGAACAGGTCGACACGTCCCCTTGGTTTGGTTATGTGCAACGCTTGATCCAATTAAGAACAACCCATCCTTGTTTACAGCAAGGCGCAATACTGTTTCTGGCGATAGAGAAGGACCACTTTGCCTTTACTCGCCAATTGGGAGAAGAATGCGCGCTGGTGGTTGTCAATTTAGCCAGTCAAACACAGCCGATCTCATTACCATTTTGGCAAACGGGAATATCAGCAGGCCAATTGACGCCGATGATGGAGCAACGCGCGCCTTTAGCCATTAGTGAAGAGATGTGCATGGAGATTGCACCAGAGTCCATTTCCGTATGGATGGTGGACACGAAGTGA
- a CDS encoding ABC transporter ATP-binding protein codes for MIRLEDIQVTFNRGTILENRALRGVCLEVPEHQFLTVIGSNGAGKSTLLGAVTGETPMVGGKVLIDDTDVTHQTVDQRAKLCARVFQDPLAGTCGALTIEENMALAYMRGKSRGWNLALSSQRRKLFQERISILGLGLEDRLGDSIGLLSGGQRQAVSLVMATLSDSKLLLLDEHTAALDPRMAAFIIDLTKRIVKEFNLTVMMVTHSMKDALACGDRTVMLHQGEIVLDVAGEQRAGMTVTHLLEMFSKVRGEELADDSLLLN; via the coding sequence ATGATTAGGCTGGAAGATATTCAGGTGACGTTTAACCGCGGCACTATTCTTGAAAATCGCGCTTTGCGTGGTGTCTGTTTAGAAGTGCCGGAGCACCAGTTTCTCACGGTTATTGGCTCAAATGGCGCAGGTAAATCAACACTTTTGGGCGCGGTAACAGGTGAAACGCCGATGGTCGGAGGCAAAGTATTGATTGATGACACCGACGTGACCCATCAAACCGTAGACCAGCGGGCTAAGCTTTGCGCACGTGTATTTCAAGATCCATTAGCGGGTACTTGCGGCGCGCTGACCATCGAAGAGAACATGGCTTTGGCTTACATGCGCGGGAAATCTCGTGGTTGGAACTTAGCGCTCTCTTCCCAGCGCAGAAAGCTCTTTCAAGAGCGCATCAGTATTCTGGGTTTAGGTTTAGAGGATAGGCTGGGCGACAGTATTGGCCTGCTATCGGGCGGGCAGCGCCAAGCCGTGAGTTTGGTGATGGCGACCTTATCAGACAGTAAGCTGCTCTTGCTGGATGAGCATACCGCAGCCTTAGACCCTCGTATGGCGGCGTTTATCATCGATCTGACCAAACGCATCGTCAAAGAGTTTAACCTGACTGTGATGATGGTGACTCACTCAATGAAAGATGCGCTAGCGTGTGGCGATCGCACCGTCATGTTGCACCAAGGCGAAATTGTTTTGGATGTCGCCGGAGAGCAACGGGCAGGAATGACGGTGACTCATCTGCTCGAAATGTTCTCGAAAGTGCGTGGTGAAGAGTTAGCGGACGACAGCTTACTGCTCAACTAA
- a CDS encoding ABC transporter permease: MSAFAFFGALELGLLYGLVALGVFLTFRVLDFPDLSVDGSFPMGAAVAATAIVAGVNPWLATGMAILAGAMTGWVTAFLAVRCGILHLLASILTMIAAFSINIRIMGRPNMALLGEETILTPFESLGDPMLVRPLVVGILVLISAWLVVRLLSSDFGLGLRATGVNARMVRAQGGSTSFYTYFGLALSNGFVGFAGALFAQTNSFADVTSGVGTIVVGLAAVILGQTLISGRKIWVAVVAVIVGSVLYRLAVAFALSSGMFGLQASDLNLVTAILVAIALIAPKLKGNLSIKKSVSPAKVAGGKSRSGGTA, translated from the coding sequence ATGTCTGCTTTTGCATTTTTCGGAGCTTTAGAGCTTGGCCTGCTGTACGGTTTGGTCGCATTGGGCGTTTTTCTCACCTTTCGTGTGTTGGATTTTCCTGATCTCAGTGTTGACGGTAGTTTTCCGATGGGCGCGGCGGTTGCAGCAACGGCAATCGTGGCGGGCGTTAACCCTTGGCTTGCCACTGGAATGGCGATTCTTGCTGGCGCAATGACCGGTTGGGTAACGGCATTTTTAGCAGTGCGCTGCGGAATATTGCACCTTTTAGCATCCATTCTCACCATGATTGCCGCGTTCTCCATCAACATTCGCATCATGGGCCGGCCAAATATGGCTCTACTTGGGGAAGAAACCATTCTCACGCCGTTTGAGTCTTTGGGCGATCCTATGCTGGTTCGTCCATTGGTGGTTGGTATCTTAGTGTTGATCTCAGCTTGGTTAGTGGTTCGTCTGCTGAGCAGCGATTTTGGTCTGGGTTTGCGTGCCACGGGGGTTAATGCTCGAATGGTGCGCGCGCAAGGTGGAAGCACTTCTTTTTATACCTATTTTGGCCTTGCACTGTCGAACGGTTTTGTCGGCTTTGCGGGGGCATTGTTTGCGCAAACCAATAGTTTTGCCGATGTTACCTCTGGGGTTGGCACCATTGTAGTCGGTCTTGCGGCGGTCATTTTAGGCCAAACGTTGATCTCAGGTCGTAAAATTTGGGTCGCCGTCGTAGCGGTGATTGTTGGCTCGGTTCTTTATCGTTTAGCCGTTGCCTTTGCCTTGAGCTCTGGCATGTTCGGTTTACAAGCATCGGATCTCAACTTAGTGACCGCCATTCTCGTTGCGATTGCCTTGATCGCGCCGAAACTGAAAGGAAACCTCAGTATAAAAAAGTCCGTTAGCCCTGCCAAAGTGGCGGGTGGAAAAAGTCGATCAGGAGGTACGGCATGA
- a CDS encoding ABC transporter substrate-binding protein, translating into MKAGKLIATAVLASAALLSSQSVLAKTAKVAVSQIVEHPALDATRQGLLDGLKAKGYVEGENLEFDYKTAQGNPAIAVQIARQFVGENPDVLVGIATPTAQALVSATRSIPVVFTAVTDPVGAKLVKTMQQPGKNVTGLSDLSPVSQHVDLIKEILPNAKSIGVVYNPGEANAVTLVELLKKSAAEKGLQVVEATALKSADVQSATQAIAAKSDVLYAPTDNTVASAIEGMIGAANQAKTPVFGGATSYVEKGAIASLGFDYYQVGVQTAEYVAAILDGQEPGKLDVKVATGSDLVVNQRVATKLGVTIPASVLERATDVQ; encoded by the coding sequence ATGAAAGCAGGAAAACTGATCGCGACGGCCGTTCTTGCCAGTGCTGCATTACTCTCATCTCAATCGGTATTAGCGAAAACTGCCAAAGTTGCGGTATCGCAAATCGTTGAACATCCCGCCTTGGATGCAACGCGTCAAGGATTGCTCGATGGCCTGAAAGCCAAAGGCTATGTTGAAGGGGAAAATCTCGAATTTGATTACAAAACAGCGCAAGGCAACCCAGCGATTGCGGTGCAAATTGCCCGTCAGTTTGTTGGGGAAAACCCAGATGTATTAGTGGGCATTGCTACGCCAACTGCGCAGGCTTTGGTTTCGGCGACTCGCTCTATTCCGGTGGTGTTTACTGCGGTAACTGACCCTGTTGGGGCGAAGCTGGTCAAAACTATGCAGCAACCGGGCAAGAATGTGACGGGTTTGTCTGACCTTTCTCCTGTTTCTCAGCATGTTGACCTTATCAAAGAAATTCTGCCGAATGCCAAGTCGATTGGTGTGGTGTATAACCCAGGTGAAGCCAACGCGGTGACGCTAGTCGAGTTGCTGAAAAAGAGTGCAGCAGAGAAGGGTTTACAGGTGGTGGAAGCCACTGCGCTGAAAAGTGCTGATGTTCAGTCAGCGACTCAAGCGATTGCGGCTAAGTCTGACGTGCTGTATGCACCGACGGACAACACCGTTGCCAGTGCGATCGAAGGGATGATTGGTGCTGCAAACCAAGCGAAAACCCCGGTGTTTGGAGGGGCGACCTCTTATGTTGAAAAAGGGGCGATTGCGAGCTTAGGTTTTGATTACTATCAAGTCGGTGTACAAACGGCAGAGTACGTCGCAGCCATTTTAGATGGCCAAGAACCGGGCAAGTTGGATGTAAAAGTCGCCACTGGTTCTGATTTAGTGGTGAACCAGCGTGTTGCTACTAAGCTCGGTGTAACGATTCCTGCTTCTGTACTTGAGCGCGCGACAGACGTTCAGTAA
- the yfbV gene encoding terminus macrodomain insulation protein YfbV, whose product MSNKVGLAHSLRDGQKYMDIWPMRKELNAIFPDQRIIKATRFGVKVMPAIAAISLLTQMAFDNYQALPQAIVVALFALSMPLQGMWWLGNRSNTQLPPALASWYRELHQKIVETGFALEPLRSRPRYKELAQILNRAFRQLDKSALERWF is encoded by the coding sequence ATGAGCAATAAAGTCGGATTAGCCCACAGCCTACGAGATGGGCAAAAGTACATGGATATCTGGCCGATGCGCAAAGAGTTGAACGCCATATTTCCTGACCAGAGAATCATTAAGGCGACGCGCTTCGGCGTGAAAGTGATGCCTGCGATTGCGGCCATTAGTCTGCTTACCCAAATGGCTTTCGACAATTACCAAGCCCTGCCACAAGCTATTGTGGTGGCACTGTTCGCTCTAAGTATGCCGTTGCAAGGAATGTGGTGGCTTGGCAACCGCTCTAACACGCAATTGCCTCCTGCGTTGGCGAGTTGGTATCGTGAGTTGCATCAGAAGATTGTCGAGACAGGGTTTGCTTTGGAACCCCTCAGATCTCGCCCGCGCTACAAAGAGCTAGCACAGATCCTCAATCGTGCTTTTCGTCAACTGGATAAAAGTGCCTTAGAACGTTGGTTTTAG
- a CDS encoding acetate kinase, which translates to MSKLVLVLNCGSSSLKFAVVDAENGDEHLSGLAECLHLPEARIKWKLDGKHEAQLGNGAAHEEALAFMVETILASKPELSENLAAIGHRVVHGGEQFTQSALITDDVLKGIEDCATLAPLHNPAHIIGIKAAQKSFPALKNVAVFDTAFHQTMPEESYLYALPYSLYKEHGIRRYGMHGTSHLFITREVANILGKPVEEVNIINCHLGNGASVCAVKNGQSVDTSMGLTPLEGLVMGTRCGDIDPAIIFHLHDALGYSVEKINTMLTKESGLTGLTEVTSDCRFVEDNYGQKEEATRAMDVFCHRLAKYVAGYTATLDGRLDAITFTGGIGENSAPIREMVLNRLGIFGIEVDSEANLKARFGGEGVITTANSRIPAMVISTNEELVIAEDTARLAGL; encoded by the coding sequence ATGTCTAAGCTAGTTTTAGTTTTAAACTGCGGTAGTTCTTCTCTCAAATTTGCTGTTGTTGATGCCGAGAATGGCGACGAGCATCTATCAGGTCTTGCTGAGTGTCTTCACCTTCCTGAAGCACGTATCAAATGGAAACTGGATGGCAAACACGAAGCTCAGCTGGGTAACGGTGCAGCACACGAAGAAGCCCTAGCGTTTATGGTAGAAACTATTCTTGCTTCTAAGCCAGAGCTTTCTGAAAACCTAGCAGCAATCGGTCACCGTGTAGTACACGGCGGCGAGCAATTCACTCAGTCAGCGCTTATCACTGACGACGTTCTCAAAGGTATCGAAGACTGCGCAACACTGGCACCGCTTCACAACCCAGCACACATCATCGGCATTAAAGCGGCACAAAAATCGTTCCCTGCACTGAAAAACGTGGCGGTATTTGATACTGCTTTCCACCAAACGATGCCTGAAGAATCTTACCTATACGCTTTGCCATACAGCCTGTACAAAGAGCACGGTATCCGTCGTTACGGCATGCACGGCACGTCTCACCTCTTCATCACTCGTGAAGTAGCCAATATCCTTGGCAAGCCAGTGGAAGAAGTGAACATCATCAACTGTCACCTAGGTAACGGCGCTTCTGTTTGTGCAGTGAAGAACGGCCAGTCAGTGGATACTTCAATGGGCCTAACACCACTTGAAGGTCTAGTAATGGGTACTCGTTGTGGCGATATCGACCCTGCGATCATCTTCCACCTGCACGATGCGCTTGGCTACTCGGTTGAAAAAATCAACACTATGCTGACCAAAGAGTCTGGCCTAACTGGTCTGACTGAAGTGACGTCTGACTGCCGTTTCGTTGAAGACAACTACGGCCAGAAAGAAGAAGCAACTCGCGCGATGGATGTATTCTGTCACCGCCTTGCTAAATACGTTGCTGGTTACACTGCAACTCTAGACGGTCGTCTAGACGCCATCACTTTCACTGGCGGCATCGGAGAAAACTCTGCTCCAATCCGTGAAATGGTTCTCAACCGCCTTGGCATCTTCGGTATCGAAGTAGACAGCGAAGCAAACCTAAAAGCACGTTTCGGCGGCGAAGGCGTTATCACAACAGCAAACAGCCGTATCCCAGCGATGGTTATCTCAACCAACGAAGAGTTGGTGATTGCAGAAGATACTGCGCGTCTCGCAGGTCTGTAA